The stretch of DNA GTGGTGCGTCGGAGCTCGCCCCGCAGGCGGGGTTCGGGGAGGTGCGTTTCGGTCATCGCGACGGGTACCAGCTCGTCGGCGGTAGCGTCGAGACGGTCCGCGATTCCTGTCAGCTGCGCGTACCGCTGCTGCGGGGTTTGGCGGGCGAACTCGCCCTTCGCGACTGCCGCCTGTTCCAGCACATTGTCCAGGTCCATAGTCGTACCTACTCCGCTCATTTGCGCCACTGCGGGATCCTGGCCGCCCTGCGGTGCGGCAGTTCGATGAGTTTCGCCGCCCCGTCCGGGGAGGCGATGAGGATCTCGTGGGCGATGCCGGTGAACAGTCCGTTCTCGACGACGCCGGCGATCCAGTTGAGGTTCGTATCGAGCAGCGCCTTGTCGGTGATCGCGACCATGTGGGCGTCGAGGATGAAGTTGCCGCTGTCGGTGACCACGGGCTGGCCGTCCCGCTGCCGCTGGACGATGTCGATATCGGTGTAGCCGAGGTCCCGGAACAGTGCGGAGATCGACCGCCGAGTTGCTTTCCAGCCGAACGGGATGACCTCGATCGGGAGTGGGAAGGAGCCGAGCCGCTCGACCAGTTTGGTGTCGTCTGCGATGCACACCATCTTCAACGAGGCCTCGGCGACCATCCGTTCCCACAGCAGGCAGGCGCCGCCGCCCTTGATCATGTCACCGTCGTGGTCTACCTCGTCGGGTCCGTCCAGTGTCACGTCGAGCGGGCGGTCGAGGTCGTTGAGATCGATGAGGGTGATGCCGACCGACAGGGCCAGGTCGCGGGTTGCGGTAGAGGTCGGAACACCGACGATGTCGAGACCCTCGGCGACCTTCTCGCCGAGGGCACGCACGAACCACGCGGACGTCGTTCCGGACCCGAGCCCGAGTTGGGCGCCGTCGTGCGCGTAGCGCTCCACCGCGGCCCGGCCGACAGCGTATTTCGCTGCGTCCTGCGGAGTTTCGGTCGTGTACATGTGAAGAGTTCCTTTCGAGTGGTTCAGATGAGGGTGAGCAGGTCGTCGAACGAGTCGAGCCGGAAGTCGGCGTCGACATCGGGGTGTCCCCAGCTCACGTGGGCGTAGCGGATGCCTGCGGCCGTCGCGGTGTCGCGGTCGATGTCGGTGTCACCGACGTAGAGCACGGTCGATCCGGAGGCGCCGAGGGCGGCGATGGTGTCGGTGAGGTGCCGAGGGTCGGGCTTGGGGCCGTCGGTGGCGTCCGAACCGATGACCGCCCCGATGATCGCGCCGAGACCGAGCGCATCGAGGACGGCGTGAGCGATCGGCGTCCGTTTGTTGGTGCACACTCCGAGCTGGATGCCCCGCGCGTCCAGCTCGGCCAGGACGACGGCGGCGGTGTCGACGAGGCGGGTCTTTTGCGCCGGGTTCGCGCGGTAGCGCTCGGAGTATGTCCGGAGGACGTCGTCGACCGTCGGCGCGGTGACGGGGAGGCCGGCGGCCCGCAGGCACTGTTCGACGAGTGCGCGGGGGCCGCCGCCGAGTGCGTCGGCGACTTGGCGCACCGTGACCCGGCGATCGCCGTGGCCGGAGAGTGCCTCGTTCATCGCGGCGGCGATGTCCTCGCTGCTGTCGACCAGGGTTCCGTCGAGGTCGAACACGACCGCGGTGAATTTCGTCTGCGTGGTGCTCATGTCTTCCTTGCGATGTCGATGTCGCCGAACACGTCAGTGAAGTGCCCGAACAGGTTTCGATAGCCCTCGAAAATGCGGGTGTAGCGGGCAGCTTCGGCGGTCCGGGGCACATGCCGAGAGGACACCTGCAGGTGTCCGTACGCGTCGTCGAAGGATTCCCACGTGCCTGCCCCGACGCCGGAGACGATCGCCGCACCGTACGCGCCGCCTTCGCTACTTCCGGTCATGGTGACGACCTCGGTACCGAACACGTCGGCCATCGCCTGCAACCAGAAGGCATCGCGGGTCGCGCCGCCGGACGCGATGATCCGGTCGCACGGTATTCCCAGGTCGGCGAAGGATTCGAGGATCTGACGCATGTTGAGCAGCGCACCCTCGATGACCGCGCGGACCAGGTGCCCGAGCCCGTGCATCCGGGTCAGCCCGACCATGGCACCGCTCGCCGACGGGGCGTAGTGCGGGGAACGCTCCCCCGCCAGGTACGGCAGGAACAGCAGACCGTCGGCGCCGACCGGCACCTCCTTGGCGAGGTCGATGAGTTCGGTGAAGCTGACGTCCTGCGCACCGGGGAGCTGATGGACGACGTCGGCGAGCCATTGCAGTCCCCCGGCGGCGGACAGGGACACTCCCATCACGTGCCAGAAGCCGGGCTGGTTGTAGCAGGACACCTGCACCGACCCGGTGACGTTGTCCGGGCAGGTACGGGAGACCGCGGCGACGATGCCGGCCGTCCCGAGGGTGACACCGATGTCCCCGCGCTGGGTGATCCCCATCGACGCGGTTTGGACGACCGCGTCCCCGCCACCGCCGTACACCTCCACGTCCGGGCGCAGGTTCCAGGCGTCGGCGATCTCCGGGAGCAGAACTCCGGTGCGTTCGGGGGACTCGACCACCTCGGGAAGCATCGACTCGCTCACCCCGACCGCATCGAGCATCGCCGGGGACCACTTACGGTTGGCGACATCGAACAGGCCGGTTCCGGATGCCTCGGACACGTCCGTGACGAACCGTCCATTCATCCGTAGCCGCAGGTAGTCCTTCGGATTCACGATCCGGTGGATTCGCGCGAAGACCTCGGGTTCGTGATCGCGCAGCCAGGCCACCTTGCCTGCGGTGAATCCGGTGATGAGCCGGTTGGCGGTGGCGTCGAGGACCGAGTGGGGGCCACCCACGGTGTCGGTGATCGCGACGCATTCGGCTTCGCACCGCTGGTCGTTCCAGAGGATGGCACGCCGGATGACCGTGCCGGTGTCGTCGAGGGCCACCAGGCCGTGCATCTGCCCGCTCAATCCGATGGCGACGATCTCGTCACCGCGGCGGGGCAGCTGTGCGGTGACCTCGCGGATGCAGGCATCGGTGGCCGCCCACCAGTCGTGCGGGTCCTGTTCGGACCACCCGTGACGGTCGGAGAACAGCGGGTACTCACGCACGGCGGTGGTCATCACCGCCCCGGTGTGGTCCACGGCCACGACCTTGCAGGAGGAGGTCCCGATGTCGACGCCGAGGTGCACTCGCGCGG from Rhodococcus opacus B4 encodes:
- the xylB gene encoding xylulokinase; translated protein: MTTAARVHLGVDIGTSSCKVVAVDHTGAVMTTAVREYPLFSDRHGWSEQDPHDWWAATDACIREVTAQLPRRGDEIVAIGLSGQMHGLVALDDTGTVIRRAILWNDQRCEAECVAITDTVGGPHSVLDATANRLITGFTAGKVAWLRDHEPEVFARIHRIVNPKDYLRLRMNGRFVTDVSEASGTGLFDVANRKWSPAMLDAVGVSESMLPEVVESPERTGVLLPEIADAWNLRPDVEVYGGGGDAVVQTASMGITQRGDIGVTLGTAGIVAAVSRTCPDNVTGSVQVSCYNQPGFWHVMGVSLSAAGGLQWLADVVHQLPGAQDVSFTELIDLAKEVPVGADGLLFLPYLAGERSPHYAPSASGAMVGLTRMHGLGHLVRAVIEGALLNMRQILESFADLGIPCDRIIASGGATRDAFWLQAMADVFGTEVVTMTGSSEGGAYGAAIVSGVGAGTWESFDDAYGHLQVSSRHVPRTAEAARYTRIFEGYRNLFGHFTDVFGDIDIARKT
- the rpiA gene encoding ribose-5-phosphate isomerase RpiA; this translates as MYTTETPQDAAKYAVGRAAVERYAHDGAQLGLGSGTTSAWFVRALGEKVAEGLDIVGVPTSTATRDLALSVGITLIDLNDLDRPLDVTLDGPDEVDHDGDMIKGGGACLLWERMVAEASLKMVCIADDTKLVERLGSFPLPIEVIPFGWKATRRSISALFRDLGYTDIDIVQRQRDGQPVVTDSGNFILDAHMVAITDKALLDTNLNWIAGVVENGLFTGIAHEILIASPDGAAKLIELPHRRAARIPQWRK
- a CDS encoding HAD family hydrolase, which encodes MSTTQTKFTAVVFDLDGTLVDSSEDIAAAMNEALSGHGDRRVTVRQVADALGGGPRALVEQCLRAAGLPVTAPTVDDVLRTYSERYRANPAQKTRLVDTAAVVLAELDARGIQLGVCTNKRTPIAHAVLDALGLGAIIGAVIGSDATDGPKPDPRHLTDTIAALGASGSTVLYVGDTDIDRDTATAAGIRYAHVSWGHPDVDADFRLDSFDDLLTLI